The Vitis riparia cultivar Riparia Gloire de Montpellier isolate 1030 chromosome 10, EGFV_Vit.rip_1.0, whole genome shotgun sequence genome includes a region encoding these proteins:
- the LOC117924232 gene encoding ferredoxin-thioredoxin reductase, variable chain produces MNALAFFSASSPLNLRRSTNALVSSSSSSSSSSSSLDVCSVKSPSSAVVHRRRRTISCQVALRSDSATSSSSAAFEQVQEDAAEEAGKIGARVRVKVPLKVFHVPRVPEVDLTGMEGVLKQYVGEWKGKRISANLPFKIEFVADIEGRGPVKFFAHLKDDEFEYVDDP; encoded by the coding sequence ATGAATGCTCTGGCCTTCTTCTCTGCCTCCTCGCCCCTCAATCTTCGTCGCTCCACAAATGCACTCgtctcttcatcatcatcatcgtcttcttcttcttcttctcttgaTGTCTGCAGTGTGAAATCCCCTTCCTCTGCTGTGGTGCACCGCAGAAGAAGGACGATATCTTGCCAGGTGGCTCTGAGGTCGGATTCCGcgacatcatcatcatcagcagCCTTTGAACAAGTACAAGAGGACGCAGCTGAAGAAGCCGGCAAGATCGGTgctagggttagggttaagGTGCCTTTGAAGGTGTTTCATGTTCCGAGGGTGCCTGAGGTGGATCTCACCGGAATGGAAGGTGTTCTTAAGCAGTATGTTGGAGAATGGAAGGGCAAGCGCATATCCGCCAATCTTCCTTTCAAGATCGAGTTCGTCGCGGACATTGAAGGCCGTGGCCCTGTCAAGTTCTTTGCCCATCTCAAGGACGACGAGTTTGAGTACGTTGATGACCCTTGA